The genomic region TTCTTTCACGGGCTTAAAAGGTATGTCCATTGTTTCGGCCATTTTAGCGCCTACTTCGTTTAACATTTTTGCTTGAAGGCCGCTTGAGCGGCGGACGCCCATTGCATCTCTAATAACAATCATCGCAGAAAAAATAGAAAAAATAAATAAATCCGAAGAAACGCCCTGTTTAAAACCGATTGCAGTCGAGAGAGCTGTCACAAGAGCAGAGTGACTTGAGGGCATACCTCCTGTGCGCCATACCAATAAGTCGAAAAAGACCGGCAGAGAATGTACTGATGAACCGCAAAATCCGATGAATGTTTTGATGAATTGACTCAAAAGCCAGCTTGTAATCGCCGCTAAAAAAATCGGATTTTGGGCTATAATTTTAACTTGTGTAAAAAAAACCTGCATCTTGTGGACAGTTTTGTATAATTAACAGCTTTTGTCAAGCACCGTGTCTTTTAAAGAGGCTATCCAGTATTGCATGAGAATGCCGAATGCCACCGCGACATTGAGCGAGGCTTTGATGCCTTTCATCGGAATGCTGACAATACCGGCGGAAACCTTTTTGAGAGCTTCTGCGCTAAGCCCCAGTTCTTCGGAGCCGAGCAGGACGATGCCATGCTTGGGGAAAGAAAAAGAGGTAATCGGAGTGCCACCGGTTTCAAGCGCAAAGACGGGTAAGTCGGCAGGCAGGGATTCAAGCGAGCAATACTCCCACGGCAGAAAGTGGGTGCAGCCCATTGCCGACC from Treponema vincentii harbors:
- a CDS encoding divergent PAP2 family protein, with product MQVFFTQVKIIAQNPIFLAAITSWLLSQFIKTFIGFCGSSVHSLPVFFDLLVWRTGGMPSSHSALVTALSTAIGFKQGVSSDLFIFSIFSAMIVIRDAMGVRRSSGLQAKMLNEVGAKMAETMDIPFKPVKEVQGHTPVEVFAGMILGVVIGSYFSLYYTV